Proteins encoded by one window of uncultured Bacteroides sp.:
- a CDS encoding mechanosensitive ion channel domain-containing protein: MENVITQWMNNLLRLLGLTPEEANSLDQWVIFGLIIGTALLIDYTCRLILLKVVKKIVTKTKATWDDIVFDEKVMTKLCHIVAPVLIYFFFPIAFPKSSELYTLILKTTEIYIIAVTMRFIVTFCTAIYIAYNENEKYHDRPLKGLLQTAQVIVFFIGGILIISVLFDKSPASLLAGLGASAAILILVFKDSIMGFISGIQLSANNMLRPGDWITMPKYNADGIVLEVTLNTVKVRNWDNTITTLPPYALVSDSFQNWRGMHESGGRRVKRSINIDMNSVRFCTLEVLERFRKISLIKEYIEETEEELKAYNQECGVDDSVLVNGRRQTNLGVFRAYLERYLRNLSSVNQDMTLMVRHLQPTEKGIPLELYFFTYSKESAVYEQIQADVMDHVLAVVSEFDLAVFQSPTGADFRSLKN; the protein is encoded by the coding sequence ATGGAAAATGTGATTACTCAATGGATGAATAATCTTCTTCGCCTCCTTGGACTTACGCCTGAGGAGGCGAATAGTTTAGATCAGTGGGTTATTTTCGGTTTAATTATCGGGACAGCTTTATTGATTGATTATACTTGTAGGCTGATATTGTTGAAAGTAGTTAAGAAGATAGTAACCAAAACAAAAGCCACATGGGACGATATAGTCTTTGACGAGAAGGTGATGACTAAGCTTTGTCACATTGTGGCTCCAGTGTTAATTTACTTTTTCTTCCCAATTGCCTTCCCTAAAAGCTCGGAACTTTATACATTAATACTCAAAACAACCGAGATTTATATTATTGCGGTGACAATGCGTTTTATAGTAACCTTTTGTACTGCAATATATATAGCCTATAACGAAAATGAAAAGTATCATGACCGGCCATTAAAAGGATTATTGCAAACTGCACAGGTTATCGTGTTTTTTATAGGTGGTATACTTATCATCAGTGTGTTGTTTGATAAATCTCCTGCATCACTTTTAGCTGGGTTAGGTGCTTCGGCAGCTATTCTTATATTGGTATTCAAGGATAGTATTATGGGATTTATTTCCGGCATTCAGCTTTCTGCCAATAATATGCTTCGGCCGGGCGACTGGATTACCATGCCTAAATATAATGCAGACGGTATTGTGTTAGAGGTTACTTTAAATACGGTTAAAGTACGTAACTGGGATAATACAATTACTACGTTACCACCTTACGCATTGGTCAGTGATTCTTTTCAAAACTGGAGAGGAATGCATGAGTCTGGCGGTCGCCGCGTGAAACGTTCCATTAATATTGATATGAATAGCGTAAGGTTTTGTACGCTGGAAGTACTGGAGAGATTTAGAAAGATATCCTTGATAAAGGAATATATTGAAGAAACAGAAGAGGAGCTAAAAGCTTATAATCAGGAATGTGGCGTAGATGATTCTGTCCTTGTGAATGGACGCCGACAAACAAATTTAGGTGTATTTCGTGCTTATCTGGAGCGCTACTTAAGAAATCTTTCTTCTGTGAATCAGGATATGACTCTTATGGTAAGACATTTGCAACCTACTGAAAAGGGAATTCCTCTGGAGCTTTATTTCTTTACCTATTCAAAAGAATCAGCCGTTTATGAACAGATTCAAGCAGATGTAATGGATCATGTTCTTGCTGTTGTTTCCGAATTTGATTTGGCTGTATTCCAAAGTCCCACAGGAGCCGATTTTCGTTCACTAAAAAATTAA
- the icd gene encoding NADP-dependent isocitrate dehydrogenase encodes MKITNENGRLVIPDHVTVPFIMGDGVGAEITPATQAIVNAALKAAYQGKREIEWIEVLAGEKAFNATGSWLPEETMQAFKDYYVGIKGPLTTPIGGGIRSLNVALRQELDLYVCLRPVRWFKGVVSPVKEPQKVDMHIFRENTEDIYAGIEWEQGTPEAEKFYRFLRDEMGVKKVRFPETSSFGVKPVSKEGTERLVRAAISYALTNGLPSVTIVHKGNIMKFTEGGFKKWGYELAEREFANELREGKIVIKDVIADAFLQNTLLIPEEYSVIATLNLNGDYISDQLAAMVGGIGIAPGANINYNSGHAIFEATHGTAPNIAGKNCVNPSSLLLSAVMMLEYFGWNEAAGLITSAMENAFESCKATNDLARFMPDGVSLSTTEFRDLIVSIIEK; translated from the coding sequence ATGAAAATAACGAATGAAAACGGTCGACTTGTTATACCCGACCATGTAACAGTTCCCTTTATTATGGGAGATGGAGTGGGAGCAGAAATTACTCCTGCTACTCAGGCTATTGTTAATGCAGCTTTAAAAGCAGCTTATCAGGGTAAAAGAGAAATTGAGTGGATAGAAGTACTTGCCGGGGAAAAAGCATTTAATGCTACCGGATCATGGTTGCCTGAAGAAACAATGCAAGCGTTCAAGGATTATTATGTGGGAATCAAAGGCCCTCTGACAACTCCTATAGGTGGAGGAATCCGCTCATTGAATGTGGCACTCAGACAGGAACTTGATTTATACGTATGTCTTCGTCCGGTTCGCTGGTTCAAGGGAGTCGTTTCTCCGGTTAAAGAGCCCCAGAAAGTGGATATGCATATTTTCCGTGAAAACACAGAAGATATCTATGCCGGAATAGAATGGGAACAAGGTACACCTGAGGCTGAAAAGTTCTATCGTTTTCTTCGTGATGAGATGGGAGTGAAAAAAGTACGTTTCCCGGAAACATCTTCTTTCGGTGTAAAACCGGTTTCAAAAGAGGGAACAGAACGTTTGGTTCGTGCCGCTATCAGCTATGCTTTGACAAATGGATTACCAAGTGTGACTATTGTTCACAAAGGAAATATCATGAAATTCACAGAAGGTGGATTTAAGAAATGGGGATATGAATTAGCAGAACGTGAGTTTGCAAATGAACTACGCGAAGGGAAAATTGTTATTAAAGATGTTATAGCCGATGCATTTCTGCAAAACACCTTATTGATTCCGGAAGAATATTCTGTAATTGCTACATTAAATCTTAATGGTGATTATATTTCCGATCAGTTGGCTGCCATGGTTGGAGGTATTGGTATAGCACCCGGAGCAAATATTAATTATAATTCCGGTCATGCAATATTTGAGGCTACTCATGGAACAGCTCCTAATATAGCCGGTAAGAATTGCGTAAACCCATCGTCATTATTGCTGTCGGCTGTGATGATGCTTGAATATTTTGGATGGAACGAAGCTGCTGGTCTCATTACCTCAGCAATGGAAAATGCTTTTGAAAGCTGTAAAGCAACAAACGATCTGGCTCGTTTTATGCCGGATGGGGTTTCTTTGTCAACAACTGAGTTTCGCGATTTAATTGTTTCAATCATTGAGAAATAA
- a CDS encoding citrate/2-methylcitrate synthase: MKKEYIIYKLSESIKNTAKIDNELFTLYGVKRGLRNEDGTGVLVGLTKIGNVVGYERIPGGGLQPIPGKLFYRGLDLEDISHAVIKERRFGFEEVAYLLLSGGLPDKEELASFKELINENMPLEQKVKMNILDLEGNNIMNILARSVLEMYTYDVNPDDTSRDNLMRQSIELISKFPTIIAYAYNILRHATFGLSLHIRHPREDLSIAENFLYMLKKEYTDLEARTLDLLLILHAEHGGGNNSTFTVRVTSSTGTDTYSSIAAGIGSLKGPLHGGANIQVVDMFNHLKNQIKDWTNIKEIDTYMNRILNKEAYNKTGLIYGIGHAVYTISDPRAVLLKEMARDLAKEKGCEEEFNFLELLEERAIECFNKFKGEGGKKVCSNVDFYSGFVYEMIGLPQEIFTPLFAMSRIVGWSAHRIEELNFEGKRIIRPAYKNVLEVQEYIPISERI; encoded by the coding sequence ATGAAAAAGGAATATATCATTTACAAATTATCGGAGTCTATAAAGAACACGGCAAAAATTGATAATGAGCTTTTTACACTGTATGGAGTAAAGCGTGGCTTACGTAATGAAGATGGTACAGGAGTACTTGTTGGGCTAACTAAAATAGGTAATGTGGTTGGTTACGAACGCATTCCTGGTGGTGGGCTGCAGCCCATTCCCGGAAAACTATTCTACCGCGGATTGGATTTGGAAGATATTTCGCATGCCGTAATTAAAGAGCGTCGTTTTGGATTTGAAGAAGTTGCTTATCTTTTGCTTTCAGGTGGTCTTCCTGATAAAGAAGAATTAGCCTCGTTTAAAGAGCTTATTAACGAAAATATGCCTTTGGAACAGAAAGTGAAAATGAATATTCTGGATCTGGAGGGGAATAATATTATGAATATTCTGGCTCGTAGTGTGCTCGAAATGTATACCTATGATGTTAATCCGGATGATACTTCACGTGATAATCTGATGCGTCAAAGTATTGAACTGATCTCTAAGTTTCCTACGATTATTGCTTATGCCTATAATATACTCAGACATGCAACTTTTGGACTTTCATTGCACATTCGTCATCCTAGAGAGGATCTTTCTATTGCAGAAAACTTCCTTTATATGCTGAAGAAAGAATATACTGATCTGGAAGCACGCACGCTCGACCTGCTACTTATTTTACATGCAGAGCATGGTGGTGGTAATAACTCTACTTTTACTGTAAGGGTAACATCTTCAACCGGCACAGATACTTATTCTTCCATTGCTGCTGGTATTGGATCATTGAAAGGCCCTTTGCATGGTGGTGCAAATATTCAGGTGGTAGATATGTTCAATCACCTCAAAAATCAGATTAAGGATTGGACAAATATAAAAGAAATTGATACATACATGAACCGTATATTAAATAAGGAGGCATATAATAAAACAGGACTTATTTACGGAATCGGGCATGCTGTTTACACTATATCAGATCCACGTGCAGTGTTGCTGAAAGAGATGGCTCGTGATTTGGCAAAAGAAAAAGGCTGCGAGGAAGAATTTAATTTCCTTGAATTGTTGGAAGAACGCGCTATTGAATGTTTCAACAAATTTAAAGGCGAAGGTGGCAAAAAGGTCTGCAGTAATGTAGATTTTTATTCGGGCTTTGTTTATGAAATGATAGGGCTTCCTCAGGAAATATTTACCCCTTTGTTTGCTATGTCACGTATTGTGGGATGGTCGGCTCACCGCATAGAAGAACTTAATTTTGAAGGTAAACGAATAATCCGTCCTGCTTACAAGAATGTACTTGAAGTACAGGAATATATTCCTATCTCAGAACGAATTTGA